The nucleotide window AAAACAAcggagcggcggcggcgcaggTGGTGCCCCATTGCCATTTTCACGTTATCCCCAGGCCAGAATTGAGGGATAAGAGGAATGAGAGGTTTACTAGCACCATGTTTGGGCGTGGGCAGAGGGATgagttggatgaggaggagggggagaagctggCGGGGGAGATtagggagatggtgagggtgatagtgagggatgatgaggagagggaggggaggggcaaGTTGTAGGGGGGGATATGAGCATGGATatgggtgttgatggtgggctTGGATCAGCATGATCAAGCTATCATGTGTTGGGCGCGGAACGAGGAAGCGAGGTGTGCGTTGAGATACCACCTTTTTGTATTTGGCGTTGAAAGTTCCATGAGAAAAGGCCCCGGGGCGATCTAGTGGAGGATGGAAACATGGCGGCGCGAAAATAGCAGGACAATTTCCCAAATGCTAAACACTCCGCTGAAGATAGAATTCTCGATTCAaaatcccccacctccctaaGCTACATAGCTGCCAACAAACAAGCGCAACTCGTCCGTCTCAAATCtactcatcatccccaaagaAAACCTTGATCGGCAACCAATCATCCCCACACACCTTGAACCGGTCGGGAATAGCATCAatcttcttgacctcctcctcagtcaACTCCCAATCATCCAGCTCAAAGTTGGCCTTGATCCTCGACTCAGTAACGCTCTTGGGCAGGACACTCCACCCCTTTTGAACCCCCCACGCGAGCAGCACCTGCTGCGGCGTCTTGCCTTTAGCTTCAGCAATAGCCTTGATCGTGTCGTTGGTGTACAACGGCGAGTCACTGCTTCCGAGAGGGGAGTACCCCGACGAGTGAATCCCCTTGGCCGTGTTGTAGGCGACCAGCTTAGGGGAGGGGTTGCCAGGGTGAAGTTCGATTTGGTTGACGGCCGGGACAATCTTTTCTCTCAATCAGCGACCGTTATCTCTCGAGATGGAATGAAAAAGAATGAACGTACCTTGCAGGAAGGATCATCAAGAAGCCTCTCCAGGTTCTTAATCCCAAAATTACTAACCCCGATAGCCTTCACCTTCCCCGTCTCCACCAGCTTCTGCATCTCCCTCCAGGTATCGACAAAATCCCAATCCTGATACACCTCCCCCTTGCCCTCATTCTCCCCCTGCCTCTCCGGATCAATACTCGCCGGCCAGTGCACCAAGAATAAATCGACATACTCCACCCCCAAGTTCTCCAGGCTCttctccaaaccctccctcaccctcttgTGCCAGGGGTTGTCCAGCTTGGTCGTCAGCCAGATCTCTTCACGGGGGACGCCAGACGCCTTGATCCCCTGCCCGACTTCCTTCTCGTTGCGATACCCAAAGGCCGTGTCAATGTGGCGGTATCCATTCCGAAGAGCCGCCTCAACCGCCTTTCCGACCTCGCCGGGGGAGGACTGCCAGGTTCCGAGGCCGATGGCTGGGATGGAGAGACCTGGGACGTTGAGGGGGTACCGTTTGCTAAAAGTGAACGTTAGTTAAGGCGGCGAAATGGAAGAGAGCGGGAAATATACGTTGTTTTCTTAGTCGAAGCCATTGTTGCCAGCGAACGCGAGATGGCCGGGTATGAGTAAATGGAAGACGAAGATCGAAAAGGGCGGAGACTTGTCCTGGCTACTTGTCTGGGAATTGGTCTCAGAATAGAGAGCATGGTACAGCGTAAGGTATTTCAGAGACAAAAACAGCCCTCTTATAGGTAGAACGAAAGGCTTCGGCTACCTTCTACTCTCCTAATAATTtcccacccactccctcaccttATGACGTTATCATATCCCCGCGCGCGGGATTCAATGAGGGGTTCGTCTG belongs to Podospora bellae-mahoneyi strain CBS 112042 chromosome 6, whole genome shotgun sequence and includes:
- a CDS encoding hypothetical protein (COG:S; EggNog:ENOG503NU9F) — encoded protein: MLSILRPIPRQVARTSLRPFRSSSSIYSYPAISRSLATMASTKKTTKRYPLNVPGLSIPAIGLGTWQSSPGEVGKAVEAALRNGYRHIDTAFGYRNEKEVGQGIKASGVPREEIWLTTKLDNPWHKRVREGLEKSLENLGVEYVDLFLVHWPASIDPERQGENEGKGEVYQDWDFVDTWREMQKLVETGKVKAIGVSNFGIKNLERLLDDPSCKIVPAVNQIELHPGNPSPKLVAYNTAKGIHSSGYSPLGSSDSPLYTNDTIKAIAEAKGKTPQQVLLAWGVQKGWSVLPKSVTESRIKANFELDDWELTEEEVKKIDAIPDRFKVCGDDWLPIKVFFGDDE